One Idiomarina loihiensis L2TR genomic window carries:
- a CDS encoding YifB family Mg chelatase-like AAA ATPase, with product MALARVYTRALIGIHAPEIRVEVDLARGMPGFTMVGMPATTVKEARDRVKTALMNAGFEYPPATRITVNLAPADIPKTGARYDLAIAVGILAASGQIPDSILEQAEFYGELALTGELRAVNGLIPALLACRNKKRQAFVPIANEQEAGLVREQKSWLSADLVSVYEHLHDHQPLRESKPINWAKESSNHDGDLADVVGQEQAKRALLLSAAGKHHLLFVGPPGTGKTMLAQRLNGILPPLTEQEAMEIAAVKSVSFDYHHAEALTRRELRNPHHTCTAAALVGGGAGNSVRPGEISLANNGLLFLDEMPEFSRHVLDCLREPLGSGEITISRAGYNVKFPANFQLVCALNPSPCGQFDGSLANCRSTPDQILKYLSKLSGPLLDRIDIQVMVPRESESMSLKGATKHKTQPMTSLQAKSLVEKARHRQLMRQGCLNSELKPKVLKQICFLSEQSEAFLAKAAEKMKLSHRAYHRTLRLARTIADLADSKKIEQQHLAEALNYRALDRLIEQVQSL from the coding sequence ATGGCGTTAGCGCGAGTTTATACCCGGGCATTGATAGGTATTCATGCGCCGGAAATTCGGGTTGAAGTGGATCTGGCAAGGGGAATGCCAGGCTTTACTATGGTCGGCATGCCGGCAACCACGGTTAAGGAGGCTCGTGATCGGGTCAAAACCGCCTTGATGAACGCGGGATTTGAATACCCGCCAGCCACGCGTATTACAGTGAATTTGGCGCCAGCGGATATCCCCAAAACCGGGGCGCGTTATGATTTGGCCATAGCGGTGGGGATATTGGCGGCTTCGGGACAAATACCGGACAGTATTTTAGAGCAAGCAGAATTCTATGGTGAGCTGGCGTTAACCGGCGAGTTGCGGGCTGTGAATGGTTTAATCCCAGCCTTATTGGCGTGTCGTAATAAAAAGCGGCAGGCGTTTGTGCCTATTGCTAACGAGCAGGAAGCCGGGTTAGTACGTGAACAAAAGAGCTGGTTGTCGGCCGATTTGGTCAGTGTTTATGAACATTTGCACGATCACCAGCCACTGAGGGAATCAAAGCCGATAAATTGGGCAAAGGAATCATCGAACCATGATGGCGACTTAGCCGACGTGGTTGGGCAGGAGCAGGCAAAACGAGCTTTGTTGTTGTCGGCGGCCGGTAAGCACCACTTGTTGTTCGTCGGGCCGCCAGGTACGGGAAAAACCATGCTTGCGCAACGGCTTAATGGCATATTACCTCCACTGACCGAGCAGGAAGCCATGGAAATTGCTGCGGTGAAGTCGGTGTCTTTTGATTACCATCATGCGGAGGCGTTAACACGGCGCGAGCTGCGAAATCCGCACCATACCTGTACAGCCGCTGCGCTTGTGGGAGGTGGAGCGGGTAATTCTGTTCGTCCGGGAGAAATATCCTTAGCAAACAACGGGTTATTGTTTTTAGATGAGATGCCCGAGTTCAGTCGACATGTATTGGACTGCTTACGTGAACCACTCGGAAGCGGTGAAATTACCATTAGTCGTGCAGGATACAACGTCAAATTCCCGGCTAACTTTCAGCTGGTTTGCGCGCTGAACCCTTCGCCCTGCGGTCAATTCGATGGCTCCTTAGCTAACTGCCGTTCTACCCCGGATCAAATCTTAAAATACTTAAGTAAACTCTCAGGACCGCTGTTAGATCGTATTGATATACAGGTGATGGTGCCCCGAGAGAGCGAGTCTATGAGTTTAAAGGGGGCAACTAAGCACAAGACTCAGCCCATGACCTCATTACAAGCAAAAAGCTTAGTCGAGAAAGCTCGGCATCGCCAACTAATGCGACAAGGTTGCTTAAACAGCGAGTTAAAACCAAAAGTGTTAAAGCAGATATGTTTTTTGTCTGAACAAAGCGAAGCTTTTTTGGCAAAAGCGGCCGAGAAAATGAAATTGTCGCATCGGGCCTATCACCGAACACTTCGTTTAGCCCGAACCATTGCCGATTTAGCCGACAGCAAAAAAATAGAACAACAGCATCTGGCAGAGGCATTGAATTATCGTGCGTTGGATCGGCTTATCGAGCAGGTGCAGAGCTTATGA
- the ltaE gene encoding low-specificity L-threonine aldolase: MLDLRSDTVTLPSAAMRTAIAEATVGDDVYGEDPSINALEKRVAELLGKEDALLCSSGTQSNLLGLMSHCRNGEEYIVGQEYHTYRYEAGGAAVLGSIVPQTVEVEADGTLSLETIEKRIKPNDPHFPITRLLAFENTHGGQLIDQAYFDKARILADQNGLSMHLDGARLPNAVVASGRSMAELAAPFDSVSLCCSKGLGAPIGSLLAGSKELIAHARRWRKMVGGGMRQAGFVAVAIDYALTHQFERIQQDHDNAKWLFEQLSELLAGTEAKVRYSGTNMTFVELSDSLPADSLRELMTENDIKLPSGQKLRLVCHLDVSREQLERFVELFKQWLIREH; this comes from the coding sequence ATGCTGGATTTACGCAGTGATACCGTAACCCTTCCCAGCGCTGCAATGCGCACTGCAATCGCCGAGGCTACCGTCGGCGATGATGTCTATGGTGAAGACCCGTCAATTAACGCACTGGAAAAGCGGGTGGCAGAGTTGCTGGGTAAAGAAGATGCTTTGCTGTGCAGCTCGGGTACCCAAAGTAACTTGCTGGGGTTAATGAGCCACTGTCGTAACGGCGAAGAGTACATTGTCGGTCAGGAGTATCACACATACCGCTACGAAGCCGGAGGCGCTGCAGTTTTAGGCAGCATAGTGCCACAGACGGTAGAAGTAGAAGCCGATGGCACCTTGTCGCTTGAAACTATTGAAAAGCGTATAAAACCCAACGACCCGCACTTTCCCATTACCCGCTTGCTGGCCTTTGAAAATACCCACGGCGGGCAGTTAATAGACCAGGCCTATTTTGATAAAGCCCGTATTCTGGCCGATCAAAATGGTTTGTCGATGCATTTAGACGGCGCGCGCTTGCCCAACGCCGTTGTTGCCAGCGGCCGCAGCATGGCGGAACTCGCCGCGCCTTTCGACAGCGTGTCTCTATGTTGTTCAAAAGGTCTTGGTGCGCCTATTGGTTCACTGCTGGCAGGCTCAAAAGAATTAATTGCCCACGCTCGACGTTGGCGCAAAATGGTCGGCGGCGGTATGCGTCAGGCCGGGTTTGTTGCCGTAGCCATTGATTACGCGTTAACGCATCAGTTTGAGCGTATACAGCAGGACCACGACAACGCGAAATGGTTGTTTGAACAACTTTCTGAGTTGCTGGCAGGTACCGAAGCCAAAGTCCGCTATTCCGGTACCAACATGACCTTTGTCGAGCTATCGGACAGTTTACCGGCGGACAGCTTGCGGGAACTGATGACTGAGAATGATATTAAACTGCCCAGCGGCCAAAAGCTGCGGTTGGTATGCCATCTGGATGTCAGCCGTGAACAGCTGGAACGTTTTGTCGAATTGTTCAAACAGTGGCTTATTCGCGAGCACTGA
- a CDS encoding PLP-dependent cysteine synthase family protein: protein MKVFNNVMEMVGNTPMVRVTNMDTGPCELYLKLELQNPGGSIKDRIAVEMVEQAEKQGKLKPGDTIIEATAGNTGLGLALVAASKGYPLKIVMPDKMSQEKVNNLRAMGAEVVQTRSDVQKGHPEYYQDMAARMAEENGYYYVNQFENPANVDAHYKTTGPEIWEQMEGKLDAFVCGVGSGGTLTGVGRYLREQKSDIDLVLADPAGSILEPLVNRNEEVEAGSWLAEGIGEDFIPTICDIKLANTAFAISDKEGMQTARKVLEKEGVMVGSSSGTLIAAALRYCQQQTEPKRVVTLACDTGNRYLSKLFNDDWMREQNLL, encoded by the coding sequence ATGAAAGTTTTTAATAATGTAATGGAAATGGTCGGCAACACGCCAATGGTGCGCGTTACCAATATGGACACCGGCCCGTGCGAGCTGTATTTAAAACTCGAGCTGCAGAACCCGGGCGGCTCAATTAAAGACCGTATTGCGGTGGAAATGGTTGAACAGGCTGAAAAGCAAGGCAAATTAAAGCCGGGCGATACCATTATTGAAGCGACTGCCGGTAATACCGGGCTGGGTCTGGCGTTAGTGGCGGCGAGCAAAGGTTATCCGCTGAAAATTGTTATGCCGGACAAAATGAGCCAGGAGAAAGTAAACAACCTGCGCGCTATGGGTGCCGAAGTGGTACAGACGCGCTCCGACGTACAAAAAGGCCACCCTGAGTATTATCAGGATATGGCAGCGCGCATGGCGGAAGAGAACGGTTATTACTATGTTAACCAGTTTGAGAATCCGGCAAACGTCGATGCTCACTACAAAACCACAGGTCCGGAAATTTGGGAACAAATGGAAGGTAAACTGGATGCGTTCGTTTGTGGTGTTGGCTCTGGCGGAACCTTAACCGGTGTTGGCCGTTATTTACGCGAACAAAAAAGCGATATCGACTTAGTATTGGCTGATCCGGCAGGCTCTATTTTAGAACCATTGGTTAACCGTAACGAAGAAGTGGAAGCTGGTAGCTGGTTGGCCGAAGGCATTGGTGAAGATTTTATCCCGACCATTTGTGATATTAAATTAGCCAATACTGCATTTGCCATTTCTGATAAGGAAGGCATGCAAACCGCGCGTAAAGTACTGGAAAAAGAAGGCGTTATGGTCGGTTCATCAAGCGGAACTTTAATTGCAGCGGCGCTGCGTTATTGCCAACAACAAACCGAGCCAAAACGCGTTGTGACGCTAGCTTGTGATACGGGTAACCGTTACTTGTCCAAGCTGTTCAACGACGACTGGATGCGTGAGCAAAACCTGCTGTAA
- a CDS encoding cystathionine gamma-synthase translates to MANEKTMKFATRAIHGGQSPEPVTGAVMPPIFTSSTYAQESPGQHKGFEYSRSHNPTRFAWERSVASLEGGKQGLAFASGMAATSTILELLDSGDHIVAMDDLYGGSFRLFDKVRGRSAGLKFSYVDLADLSAVEASIQDNTRMIWVETPSNPMLKLVDIEAIVKLAKKKNPDIIVVVDNTFATPFNQRPLEMGADMVMHSATKYLNGHSDMVGGIAVVGDNDDLVERMLFLQNSAGAIAGPFDSYLALRGVKTLALRMRHHNEAAMELAKWLEQHPKVEKVIYPGLESHPQHELAKKQMQGFGGMISILLKGDLEAARKFLESVEVFALAESLGGVESLIEHPAIMTHASVPKENREKLGILDNFVRVSVGIEDLDDLKADLDNALNAF, encoded by the coding sequence ATGGCAAATGAAAAAACGATGAAATTCGCGACGCGCGCCATTCACGGCGGGCAGTCTCCGGAGCCTGTTACCGGTGCGGTAATGCCTCCTATTTTTACCAGCTCTACCTATGCTCAGGAAAGCCCGGGCCAACACAAAGGTTTTGAGTATTCACGCTCACACAACCCCACGCGTTTTGCCTGGGAACGTTCGGTTGCATCGCTGGAAGGTGGCAAGCAAGGGCTGGCTTTTGCGTCTGGCATGGCAGCAACCTCGACCATTCTTGAACTGCTGGACAGCGGCGATCACATCGTTGCTATGGACGATTTATACGGCGGTAGCTTCCGCTTATTCGATAAAGTGCGCGGACGCTCTGCTGGCCTGAAATTCTCTTATGTCGACTTAGCTGACTTAAGCGCAGTGGAAGCCAGCATTCAGGACAACACCCGCATGATTTGGGTCGAGACGCCAAGCAACCCGATGCTGAAACTGGTCGACATTGAAGCCATCGTTAAACTGGCGAAGAAAAAGAACCCGGACATTATTGTGGTGGTGGACAACACCTTCGCTACGCCGTTTAACCAGCGTCCGCTGGAGATGGGCGCAGACATGGTTATGCATTCGGCAACCAAATACCTCAATGGTCACTCTGATATGGTCGGCGGTATTGCTGTTGTGGGCGACAATGACGACCTGGTTGAGCGTATGCTGTTCTTACAGAACTCAGCAGGTGCTATTGCCGGTCCGTTTGACTCATACCTGGCACTGCGCGGCGTGAAGACGTTGGCATTGCGTATGCGTCATCACAACGAAGCGGCAATGGAATTAGCTAAGTGGCTTGAGCAACACCCGAAAGTGGAAAAAGTCATTTACCCGGGACTTGAAAGCCATCCTCAGCACGAGTTGGCTAAAAAGCAGATGCAGGGCTTTGGCGGCATGATTTCTATTTTACTGAAAGGTGATTTAGAAGCGGCGCGCAAATTCCTGGAGTCGGTAGAAGTGTTTGCTCTGGCGGAAAGCCTGGGCGGCGTTGAATCGCTGATTGAGCACCCGGCTATTATGACTCACGCATCGGTTCCAAAAGAGAATCGTGAGAAGTTAGGCATTCTGGATAACTTCGTGCGGGTGTCTGTTGGTATTGAAGATCTGGATGATCTTAAAGCCGACTTAGACAACGCGCTTAATGCATTTTAA
- a CDS encoding VOC family protein — MSDTTNVRPFHLAIPVSSLDNARAFYGDVLGLSQGRSSDEWIDWNFFGHQFVTHVAPNVAGLKNHSGVDGHSVPVPHFGVVLLRDDWEALAERVKAADIEFVIEPYIRFKGKPGEQGTMFFYDYCGNALEFKTFNDDSQIFAT; from the coding sequence ATGTCAGACACAACTAATGTACGACCCTTTCATTTAGCCATTCCTGTCAGCTCACTCGATAATGCCCGTGCGTTTTATGGCGATGTGCTTGGGCTGTCACAGGGACGCAGCAGTGACGAATGGATAGACTGGAACTTCTTTGGTCACCAGTTTGTGACTCATGTAGCACCCAATGTTGCCGGTTTAAAAAATCACAGCGGCGTTGATGGTCATTCGGTTCCTGTTCCACATTTTGGCGTTGTCTTATTACGTGACGACTGGGAAGCGTTGGCAGAACGTGTGAAAGCTGCGGATATTGAGTTTGTCATAGAACCCTACATTCGCTTTAAAGGTAAGCCAGGCGAGCAGGGCACCATGTTTTTCTACGATTACTGCGGTAATGCGCTAGAATTCAAGACCTTCAACGACGACAGTCAAATCTTCGCAACCTAA
- a CDS encoding threonine ammonia-lyase: MPKLSLPCHADVVQAQQRINSYTVKTPVLTNPALNQQLGCELFFKCENLQRTGAFKFRGATNALLKLSPEQRQQGVITVSSGNHGAALAHAGKALGVKVKVGVPINAPAIKRQNIEAGGAETTDIEPGMAAREAIVAKWQKEGKSHFIPPYDHADIIAGQGTATLELLEQTDALDAVITPLGGGGLLSGACLACDGTEIQVFGAEPELANDAFLSLKAGERQPALPAKSLCDGLLTQIGELPFAIIQQRICGILVLKDEDTLSAMKLIWHHLKIIVEPSSAIALAAVIQNKSLFEGKRVGLVLSGGNVAAQPEDIKLRQ, translated from the coding sequence ATGCCGAAGTTATCGCTCCCCTGCCATGCCGATGTCGTACAAGCGCAGCAAAGAATTAATAGCTATACCGTCAAGACCCCTGTGCTGACAAACCCTGCGTTAAATCAGCAATTGGGCTGCGAATTATTTTTCAAATGCGAGAATTTGCAACGTACCGGGGCCTTTAAGTTCCGTGGTGCCACTAACGCGCTACTTAAGCTTAGCCCGGAGCAGCGCCAGCAAGGGGTTATCACCGTGTCTTCCGGCAATCATGGTGCGGCATTAGCCCATGCAGGTAAAGCTTTGGGTGTAAAAGTAAAAGTGGGTGTACCCATTAATGCTCCCGCAATAAAACGGCAAAATATTGAAGCCGGTGGTGCGGAAACTACCGACATAGAACCCGGTATGGCAGCGCGTGAAGCCATTGTGGCCAAGTGGCAAAAGGAAGGTAAAAGTCACTTTATACCGCCTTATGATCATGCCGACATTATTGCCGGTCAGGGCACAGCAACACTTGAGTTACTGGAGCAAACTGACGCACTGGATGCTGTAATCACGCCACTGGGTGGTGGGGGCTTGCTTTCAGGAGCTTGTCTTGCCTGCGACGGTACCGAAATACAAGTGTTCGGTGCGGAGCCGGAATTAGCGAATGATGCTTTCTTGTCATTAAAAGCCGGAGAGCGGCAACCGGCGTTACCCGCGAAAAGCCTGTGCGATGGCTTACTGACTCAAATCGGTGAATTGCCGTTTGCCATTATTCAGCAACGTATCTGCGGTATCTTAGTCTTGAAGGATGAAGACACCCTAAGCGCCATGAAGCTGATTTGGCATCATCTGAAAATTATTGTGGAACCGTCGTCTGCTATCGCTTTAGCTGCGGTTATACAAAATAAGTCGCTATTTGAAGGTAAACGAGTGGGGTTGGTGCTGAGCGGTGGTAATGTTGCAGCGCAGCCGGAAGATATAAAGCTGCGCCAGTAG
- a CDS encoding YjaG family protein, producing the protein MSQLDTFQRIRELPREQQIVIALYLCERMVPNYDFFHQLTGFGDSKPLHGTLNACWDWVANPKKTKINFARWQEKVDEQTPSEYGHDMLGVYPAMDACTALSTLLQGLLDDNGSNFLDVAKISQASVAKFIELNDAEEVGTEQLKEHVQNHELMEYEVAIQQAMINFLEQQPAVNRALVSQLKMMLNDEGVSNLGLALDAEE; encoded by the coding sequence GTGAGTCAACTCGATACCTTTCAGCGCATACGCGAACTGCCGCGTGAACAGCAAATTGTTATAGCGTTATATTTGTGCGAACGCATGGTTCCTAATTACGACTTCTTCCATCAGTTAACCGGCTTTGGCGACAGTAAACCTTTGCACGGCACGCTAAATGCCTGCTGGGACTGGGTCGCGAACCCGAAGAAAACGAAGATTAACTTTGCCCGCTGGCAGGAAAAAGTCGACGAGCAAACGCCCAGTGAATACGGGCACGATATGCTGGGTGTCTACCCGGCAATGGATGCCTGCACGGCGTTGAGTACGTTGTTGCAGGGGCTGCTGGACGATAACGGATCTAACTTTCTGGATGTGGCAAAAATATCACAAGCCAGTGTGGCGAAATTTATTGAATTAAATGACGCCGAAGAAGTGGGTACCGAGCAGTTAAAAGAACACGTTCAGAACCATGAATTAATGGAATACGAAGTTGCGATTCAGCAGGCTATGATCAACTTTCTTGAACAACAGCCTGCGGTAAACAGAGCTTTGGTAAGCCAGTTAAAAATGATGCTTAACGACGAGGGGGTGTCGAACCTTGGTCTGGCTTTGGACGCTGAAGAATAG
- a CDS encoding membrane protein, protein MKVIIIAGKVVFAVIWLGLFALLAGANGELSTQSIGLLSLLLAIMVITHLLLLGIFVATMKEAFPWRKGDSWQILAFGIFAWLSILQRPKPDQGSTPPRR, encoded by the coding sequence ATGAAAGTTATTATTATTGCGGGCAAAGTGGTTTTTGCCGTTATCTGGCTGGGTCTTTTTGCTCTGCTTGCAGGAGCTAACGGCGAGCTCAGCACTCAGTCCATTGGTTTGCTGAGCTTATTATTAGCCATTATGGTTATTACTCACTTGCTGCTGCTTGGTATTTTTGTTGCCACTATGAAAGAAGCCTTTCCCTGGCGCAAAGGCGACAGCTGGCAAATTCTGGCCTTTGGCATTTTCGCCTGGCTGTCTATTCTTCAGCGTCCAAAGCCAGACCAAGGTTCGACACCCCCTCGTCGTTAA
- the rsmD gene encoding 16S rRNA (guanine(966)-N(2))-methyltransferase RsmD, whose amino-acid sequence MRQKRQTSASGDYRIIGGKWRGRRLPVADSPGLRPTTDRVRETLFNWLQWDITDARVLDLFAGSGSLGFEAASRGAAQVTLIEAVKTVSLQLQNNVTLLSSENIDVITHNALDWLQTESAEAYDMVFIDPPFREGLADKTLKLLDESNWLAADNQVYLETEKEWPLKLPANWRVFKEKTHGQVCFRLLTKDIA is encoded by the coding sequence GTGAGACAAAAACGCCAGACAAGCGCCAGCGGCGACTATCGGATTATTGGCGGAAAATGGCGCGGTCGTCGCCTTCCCGTTGCCGACAGCCCGGGTTTACGTCCCACCACGGACCGCGTACGCGAAACTCTGTTTAACTGGCTGCAGTGGGACATTACTGACGCCCGGGTGCTGGACTTATTTGCCGGCAGTGGCAGCTTAGGTTTCGAGGCTGCGTCGCGTGGAGCGGCTCAAGTGACCCTGATAGAGGCCGTAAAAACGGTAAGCCTGCAGTTACAGAATAATGTCACCTTGTTAAGCAGCGAAAACATTGATGTTATTACTCATAACGCACTCGACTGGCTGCAAACTGAATCCGCTGAAGCCTACGACATGGTTTTTATTGACCCGCCGTTTCGCGAAGGTCTGGCTGATAAAACATTAAAACTACTGGATGAAAGCAACTGGCTGGCAGCCGACAATCAGGTGTATCTGGAAACAGAAAAAGAGTGGCCTTTGAAATTACCGGCAAACTGGCGTGTGTTCAAAGAGAAAACTCACGGACAAGTTTGCTTTCGCTTACTGACGAAGGACATAGCATGA
- the ftsY gene encoding signal recognition particle-docking protein FtsY gives MSMFSLFKKKRNKKAPEAEEKKEDAVVEEQEQQEPEPEAEPESKPQDEPKPERTETREELPSAVDDCAQVTAESHAAKTAPEAKEAAQPEVVNEPEPTAEPEPESETKSEAKPEHKPEHKPEPTEVAPKEKGEKKGFWARLTQGLRRTSGSIGSGLIGVFRGKKIDDDLFEELETQLLMADLGVATTTKIIDNLTKQADRKQLKDAEALYELLQEQLAEILKPVDKRLEIPESDSPYVILMTGVNGVGKTTTIGKLAKQFKAEGKSVMLAAGDTFRAAAVEQLQVWGERNDIPVIAQHTGADSASVLYDALQAAKARDVDVLIADTAGRLQNKANLMEELKKLVRVMKKLDPEAPHEVMLTLDAGTGQNAISQAKLFTEAVGVSGIVMTKLDGTAKGGVIFAVADQFAIPIRYIGVGESLEDLRPFVAKDFIAALFDRNVDESEQTTAS, from the coding sequence ATGTCGATGTTTTCGCTGTTTAAGAAAAAGCGTAATAAGAAAGCACCCGAGGCCGAAGAGAAAAAAGAAGATGCAGTAGTAGAAGAACAGGAGCAGCAAGAGCCTGAACCAGAAGCTGAGCCTGAATCTAAGCCTCAGGACGAGCCGAAACCAGAAAGAACCGAGACACGCGAAGAATTGCCCAGTGCAGTTGACGACTGTGCGCAAGTTACTGCTGAATCGCATGCTGCAAAAACTGCTCCGGAAGCGAAAGAAGCAGCTCAACCAGAAGTGGTTAACGAGCCTGAGCCCACAGCTGAACCAGAGCCAGAATCAGAAACTAAATCCGAAGCTAAACCTGAACATAAGCCAGAACATAAACCAGAACCAACCGAAGTCGCACCGAAAGAGAAGGGTGAGAAGAAAGGTTTCTGGGCACGTCTGACCCAAGGTTTACGCAGAACTTCCGGTTCTATCGGTTCAGGTCTTATTGGCGTATTCCGTGGTAAGAAAATTGATGACGACCTGTTTGAAGAACTCGAAACTCAGCTATTAATGGCAGATTTGGGTGTCGCGACCACCACCAAAATTATTGATAATCTGACAAAACAAGCTGACCGCAAGCAGTTAAAAGACGCGGAAGCTTTGTATGAGCTGTTACAAGAGCAGTTAGCCGAGATTTTAAAACCAGTCGATAAGCGTCTGGAGATACCGGAATCTGACTCGCCTTATGTGATTCTAATGACCGGCGTAAACGGTGTGGGCAAAACCACCACTATTGGCAAGCTGGCTAAGCAGTTTAAAGCTGAAGGTAAGTCGGTAATGCTGGCCGCCGGCGATACTTTCCGTGCGGCGGCGGTAGAACAGCTTCAGGTGTGGGGCGAGCGTAACGACATTCCGGTTATTGCTCAGCATACCGGAGCCGACAGCGCTTCTGTTCTGTATGACGCGCTGCAGGCTGCTAAAGCTCGAGACGTTGATGTGCTTATTGCGGACACCGCCGGACGCCTGCAAAATAAAGCCAACTTAATGGAAGAACTGAAAAAGCTGGTTCGGGTAATGAAAAAGCTGGATCCGGAAGCACCGCACGAAGTGATGCTGACGCTTGACGCTGGTACCGGACAGAATGCTATTAGTCAGGCAAAACTCTTTACCGAGGCTGTGGGCGTTTCGGGTATTGTGATGACTAAGCTTGACGGCACCGCAAAAGGCGGGGTGATTTTCGCGGTCGCAGACCAGTTCGCTATTCCTATTCGCTATATTGGTGTGGGCGAAAGCTTAGAAGATTTACGGCCTTTTGTGGCAAAGGACTTTATCGCGGCGCTATTTGACCGTAACGTAGATGAATCAGAACAGACAACAGCGAGTTAA
- the ftsE gene encoding cell division ATP-binding protein FtsE: MIRFEQVSKTYRGGHQALSHVDFHVEPGEMAFLTGHSGAGKSTLLKLISLMERPTAGRVLINGHDLRKIKPSQVPYVRRDIGMIFQDHRLLMDKTVFDNVALPLIIEGYSVQEARKRVVAALEKVGIADKVKHYPKMLSGGEQQRVGIARAIVTKPPLLLADEPTGNLDPKLSMEIIRLFEEFNKVGVAVLIATHDLGLIARLRYRTLTLKDGRMINDGLEDSEL, from the coding sequence ATGATCCGCTTTGAGCAAGTCAGTAAAACCTATCGTGGAGGCCATCAGGCGCTTAGCCATGTCGACTTTCACGTAGAGCCCGGTGAAATGGCTTTTTTAACGGGTCATTCCGGCGCGGGTAAAAGTACCTTGCTCAAACTCATCAGTTTAATGGAAAGACCAACCGCAGGCCGGGTGCTGATTAACGGGCACGATTTGCGAAAAATTAAGCCATCGCAAGTGCCTTATGTGCGCCGTGACATTGGCATGATTTTTCAGGATCACCGCTTGCTGATGGATAAAACTGTATTTGATAACGTTGCGCTGCCGTTGATTATTGAAGGCTACAGTGTTCAGGAGGCGCGCAAGCGTGTCGTGGCTGCGCTGGAGAAAGTGGGTATAGCCGACAAAGTAAAACATTATCCGAAAATGTTATCCGGTGGTGAGCAGCAACGAGTGGGTATTGCCCGCGCTATTGTGACCAAACCGCCTTTGCTACTGGCCGATGAGCCCACCGGTAACCTCGATCCTAAGCTGTCGATGGAAATTATCCGGCTGTTTGAGGAATTTAATAAAGTGGGTGTTGCTGTCCTCATTGCCACTCACGATTTAGGCCTTATTGCGCGCCTACGCTATCGCACGCTCACTTTAAAAGACGGACGTATGATTAACGATGGTCTGGAGGACAGTGAACTATGA
- the ftsX gene encoding permease-like cell division protein FtsX, producing the protein MSLLFRNRSIEKGASNRGRLPWWRRLVMVPVHHAQQAIASLGELWRNPFASLMTMAVLGLSLTLPSSLYVLVKNTTSIADNWQEASEVTLFLRKDLQQSEVDTLKTQTELSEGVESVRLIPKEQGLEEFKKESGFGETLDYLSSNPLPDVLVVIPAESHRSPQRAEELLNRLEKQREVAYAKMDLEWLNRLQGILNLIEDILGALAVVLCLSVVLIVGNTIRLNILSKRDEIMVMKLVGATNAFIQRPFLYTGVWYGIIGGLVAWLATALLIWWVESAVVDLTELYETPFQLNGLTLGELLIIWLVAVGLGLAGSYLAVRRHIQSIEPE; encoded by the coding sequence ATGAGTTTATTGTTCCGCAACCGCAGCATTGAAAAAGGTGCCAGTAATCGCGGGCGCTTACCCTGGTGGCGCAGACTCGTTATGGTTCCTGTGCATCATGCCCAGCAGGCCATTGCGAGTTTAGGCGAGTTGTGGCGTAATCCTTTTGCTTCTCTTATGACCATGGCGGTACTGGGGCTGAGTCTGACGCTACCGTCGTCACTTTACGTGTTAGTCAAAAATACTACCAGTATTGCTGATAATTGGCAGGAAGCCTCTGAAGTTACCTTGTTTTTAAGGAAGGATCTGCAGCAATCTGAAGTCGATACATTAAAAACGCAAACGGAACTCTCCGAAGGTGTTGAGTCAGTGCGCCTTATTCCAAAAGAGCAGGGGTTGGAAGAGTTTAAGAAAGAGTCGGGCTTTGGTGAAACACTGGATTACCTGTCATCAAACCCGCTGCCGGACGTGTTGGTCGTTATTCCGGCTGAGTCGCATCGATCGCCCCAGCGGGCCGAGGAATTGCTCAACCGGCTGGAAAAACAACGCGAAGTCGCTTACGCGAAAATGGACCTGGAATGGCTTAACCGACTACAGGGAATTCTCAATTTAATTGAAGATATTCTTGGAGCGCTGGCTGTGGTGCTGTGTTTGTCGGTGGTGCTTATTGTAGGGAACACCATTCGGTTAAATATACTGTCCAAACGTGACGAAATTATGGTGATGAAACTGGTCGGCGCGACTAACGCTTTTATTCAGCGTCCTTTTTTATACACCGGTGTCTGGTACGGCATTATTGGCGGGCTGGTTGCCTGGTTGGCAACCGCGTTACTGATCTGGTGGGTCGAGAGCGCCGTAGTAGATTTAACTGAACTTTACGAAACGCCTTTCCAATTAAATGGTCTGACGTTAGGCGAGCTGTTGATTATATGGTTGGTCGCTGTGGGATTAGGTTTAGCAGGTTCTTACTTAGCTGTAAGACGTCATATACAAAGCATAGAACCAGAATAA